In Synechococcus sp. KORDI-52, one genomic interval encodes:
- a CDS encoding NAD-dependent epimerase/dehydratase family protein, with protein sequence MKVLVLGGDGFCGWPCAVNLADQGHDVLIVDNLSRRKIDIDLEVESLTPIVSIGERLKAWEQTGGKPMRFVHMDIAHEYQRLLDLLQDERPDSVVHFAEQRAAPYSMKSSATKRYTVDNNVNGTHNLLAAIVESGQDIHVVHLGTMGVYGYGSHRGATIPEGYLKVEVPQPDGSRFEEEILHPASPGSVYHMTKTLDQLVFLYYNKNDKVRITDLHQGIVWGTNTDATDRDPRLTNRFDYDGDYGTVLNRFLMQAAIGYPLTVHGTGGQTRAFIHIRDSVRCVQLALENPPDQGERVKIFNQMTESHQVGELAKKVAALTGAQVNNLPNPRNEAVENDLIVDNRCFIELGLNPTTLDDGLLKEVVEIATRYADRCDRNRILCTSAWTKTQAQAIGTAS encoded by the coding sequence GTGAAAGTTCTCGTTCTCGGCGGTGACGGCTTCTGCGGCTGGCCCTGTGCGGTGAACCTGGCGGATCAGGGCCACGACGTGCTGATCGTGGACAACCTCAGCCGTCGCAAGATCGATATCGACCTTGAAGTTGAGTCGCTGACGCCGATCGTGAGCATTGGCGAGCGGCTGAAAGCCTGGGAGCAGACCGGCGGCAAACCGATGCGGTTTGTCCACATGGACATCGCCCATGAGTACCAGAGGTTGCTGGATCTGCTTCAGGACGAGCGCCCGGATTCCGTCGTCCACTTCGCGGAACAGCGGGCCGCCCCCTACTCGATGAAGAGCAGCGCCACCAAGCGCTACACCGTCGATAACAACGTCAACGGCACCCACAACCTGCTGGCCGCGATCGTGGAAAGCGGGCAGGACATCCACGTGGTGCACCTGGGCACCATGGGCGTCTACGGCTACGGCTCCCACCGCGGCGCCACCATCCCTGAGGGCTACCTGAAGGTGGAAGTGCCCCAGCCCGATGGCAGCCGCTTTGAGGAGGAAATCCTCCACCCGGCCAGCCCCGGCAGCGTTTATCACATGACCAAGACGCTCGATCAGCTGGTCTTCCTCTACTACAACAAGAACGACAAGGTCCGGATCACTGACCTCCACCAGGGCATCGTCTGGGGGACCAACACCGACGCAACCGACCGGGACCCACGACTGACGAACCGCTTCGACTACGACGGTGACTACGGAACCGTGCTGAACCGCTTCCTGATGCAGGCGGCCATCGGCTACCCGCTCACCGTTCACGGCACCGGGGGCCAAACCCGCGCCTTCATCCACATCCGCGATTCCGTGCGCTGCGTGCAGCTGGCGCTGGAGAACCCCCCGGACCAAGGGGAGCGGGTGAAGATTTTCAACCAGATGACCGAGAGCCATCAGGTGGGCGAACTGGCCAAGAAAGTGGCTGCTCTCACTGGTGCTCAGGTGAACAACCTGCCCAATCCGCGCAACGAAGCCGTTGAAAACGATCTGATCGTGGACAACCGTTGTTTCATCGAACTGGGGCTCAATCCCACCACCCTCGATGACGGCCTGCTGAAGGAAGTGGTGGAGATCGCCACCCGCTACGCCGACCGGTGCGACCGCAACCGCATCCTCTGCACCTCCGCATGGACCAAAACCCAGGCCCAGGCCATCGGCACCGCATCCTGA
- the mrdA gene encoding penicillin-binding protein 2, whose translation MTRLAQQRQTGLRQQPLVLLLLVLMFCGAMVSRLVWMQLLEGSRFRELADENRIRLVPRSPIRGRLLDRKGRVLATSKLTYSLYLEPRLVSDDDWPDLRDRLARLLNLEPDLLDQRRQKGLDRDGYRTTLALDLKPEQVLRFREQALVLRGAQVDVDILRSYPNGTLAAHALGYTQPITENEYDVLAEKGYKIRDRIGRTGVEAAYESHLRGKWGGQMLEVNAMGEVQRNLGDRPSEAGKDLVLTLDLDLQRVAEQALADKPGGAVVALEAATGAVLALASRPSFDPNFFSKLITTQREYDALFSNPKKPLLSRAMNPYDPGSTWKPVTAIAGMESGKFPPDTKLHTKACITYGGHCFPDHNGAGFGHIGYADALRFSSNTFFYQVGVGVGSKALKQAADQLGFQQKTGIEIGWEESVGLVGDEDWAARGRGWTDPGTSPWIPEDMASASIGQSVVQITPLQLARAYAVFANGGWLVTPHLASGDIDWLSPEHRTKVAIKPSTLQTIREGLRKVVEAGTGAGLNGPGIPPAAGKTGTAEDSTGGPDHAWFGCYAPYPDGKIVVVAFAQNTPGGGSVHALPMAKKVLAEWERTRQR comes from the coding sequence ATGACCCGTTTGGCACAGCAGCGGCAGACCGGTCTGCGACAGCAACCCCTTGTGCTGCTGCTGTTGGTGCTGATGTTCTGCGGCGCCATGGTCAGCCGCCTGGTCTGGATGCAGCTGCTGGAGGGGTCGCGCTTCCGTGAACTGGCGGATGAAAACCGCATCCGTCTTGTACCCCGCTCGCCGATCCGCGGTCGCTTGCTTGATCGCAAAGGGCGGGTGCTGGCCACCAGCAAGCTCACCTATTCGCTGTACCTCGAGCCGCGTCTGGTCAGCGATGACGACTGGCCTGATCTGCGTGATCGCCTGGCCAGGCTGCTGAATCTGGAGCCTGATCTGCTGGATCAGCGCCGTCAGAAGGGTTTGGATCGGGATGGTTATCGCACCACATTGGCCCTGGATCTCAAGCCGGAACAGGTGCTGCGCTTCCGTGAACAGGCCCTGGTGTTGCGGGGTGCCCAGGTGGACGTCGACATTCTGCGGTCCTATCCCAACGGAACCCTGGCGGCTCACGCCCTCGGCTACACCCAGCCGATCACGGAAAACGAATACGACGTTCTGGCGGAAAAGGGCTACAAGATCCGCGATCGGATCGGTCGCACCGGGGTTGAAGCCGCCTACGAGAGCCATCTGCGTGGCAAGTGGGGCGGCCAGATGCTGGAGGTGAATGCCATGGGTGAGGTACAGCGCAACCTGGGTGATCGCCCCTCAGAAGCAGGAAAGGATCTGGTGCTCACCCTCGATCTGGATCTGCAGCGGGTGGCGGAGCAAGCGCTGGCGGACAAGCCTGGCGGCGCCGTGGTGGCGTTGGAGGCGGCCACAGGTGCCGTGTTGGCCTTGGCCAGCCGCCCCAGTTTTGATCCGAACTTTTTCTCCAAGCTGATCACCACCCAGAGGGAGTACGACGCCCTTTTCTCCAATCCGAAGAAACCGTTGCTGTCTCGGGCCATGAATCCCTATGACCCCGGCAGCACCTGGAAGCCGGTGACAGCGATAGCCGGCATGGAGTCGGGCAAATTCCCGCCCGATACCAAGCTGCATACCAAGGCCTGCATCACCTACGGCGGCCACTGTTTCCCTGATCACAACGGGGCTGGCTTCGGTCACATCGGCTATGCCGATGCTCTGCGCTTCTCCAGCAACACGTTCTTCTACCAAGTGGGGGTTGGAGTCGGCTCCAAGGCGCTGAAACAGGCGGCTGATCAGCTGGGCTTTCAGCAGAAGACCGGTATTGAGATCGGCTGGGAAGAGAGTGTCGGGTTGGTGGGGGATGAAGACTGGGCAGCACGCGGCCGCGGCTGGACTGATCCCGGCACGAGCCCCTGGATCCCTGAGGACATGGCCAGTGCCTCCATCGGTCAGTCCGTGGTGCAGATCACCCCTCTTCAGTTAGCCCGCGCCTATGCGGTGTTCGCCAATGGTGGTTGGTTGGTGACGCCGCACCTTGCCTCCGGTGACATCGATTGGCTGAGCCCAGAGCACCGAACCAAGGTGGCGATCAAGCCTTCAACCTTGCAGACGATCCGGGAGGGGTTGCGCAAAGTGGTGGAGGCCGGAACCGGTGCAGGCCTCAATGGTCCTGGCATTCCACCGGCGGCCGGCAAAACCGGAACGGCGGAGGACAGCACGGGAGGACCTGACCATGCCTGGTTCGGCTGCTATGCCCCCTATCCCGACGGCAAGATTGTGGTGGTGGCCTTTGCCCAGAACACCCCAGGCGGTGGATCCGTTCACGCTCTGCCGATGGCCAAAAAGGTGCTGGCGGAGTGGGAAAGGACCCGGCAGCGCTAG
- a CDS encoding sulfotransferase, whose protein sequence is MRPRSKPGRIFLIGHNKCGTRSFHKLLRKNGYSSIHYDKGRLARRIQANFTFSKPLLDGVDGYCGYTDMELCGEFYAYRLFPLLDLQYPGSCFIYNTRDVSRWVDSRMNHRKGKYARAYLDRMRRAYDDPSLTLDDLRQHWEEAWQRHDLDLKRYFAGRSNFFAFNISVPSEQAALCSFLRRRGYRIRGKVLPHAGARSAQAAS, encoded by the coding sequence TTGCGGCCCCGGTCCAAACCGGGCCGAATTTTTTTGATCGGTCACAACAAGTGCGGCACGCGGTCGTTCCACAAGTTGTTGCGGAAGAACGGGTACAGCTCGATCCACTACGACAAGGGACGGCTGGCCCGTCGGATCCAGGCCAACTTCACCTTTTCCAAGCCGTTGCTGGATGGCGTGGATGGCTATTGCGGCTACACGGACATGGAACTCTGCGGTGAGTTCTACGCCTACCGCCTCTTCCCCCTGTTGGACCTGCAGTACCCAGGCTCCTGCTTCATCTACAACACGCGTGATGTGAGCCGCTGGGTGGACTCACGCATGAATCACCGCAAGGGCAAGTACGCCCGTGCCTACCTCGATCGGATGCGTCGGGCCTACGACGATCCCTCGTTGACGCTCGACGACCTTCGTCAGCACTGGGAGGAGGCCTGGCAGCGCCATGACCTCGACCTGAAGCGTTATTTCGCTGGACGCAGCAATTTCTTCGCGTTCAACATCAGCGTGCCGTCGGAGCAGGCCGCCCTCTGCAGTTTTCTCAGGCGTCGGGGCTACCGGATCCGCGGCAAGGTGTTGCCCCATGCCGGCGCGCGATCTGCGCAGGCCGCAAGCTGA
- a CDS encoding glycosyltransferase family 1 protein, whose product MKVAFFTETFLPKVDGIVTRLTKTVKHLVDAGDEVVVFCPEGCPEEYMGARLIGVPAMPLPLYPELKLALPRPAVSDAIDAFQPDLIHVVNPAVLGLGGIWLAKNKGIPLVASYHTHLPKYLEHYGLGMLEPLLWEMLKAAHNQALLNLCTSTAMVKELSDKGIQHTDLWQRGVDTELFRPELRSAERRQRLLGGHDDRGALLLYVGRLSAEKQIERIRPVLEALPDARLALVGDGPHRQQLEKHFEGTATTFVGYLAGEDLAGAYASGDAFLFPSSTETLGLVLLEAMAAGCPVVGANRGGIPDIITDGINGCLYEPDGADGGAASLIEATRRLLGNDLERQALRTSARAEAERWGWAGATEQLRTYYRTVLSTPQLTAA is encoded by the coding sequence TTGAAAGTCGCCTTTTTCACCGAAACCTTCCTGCCGAAGGTCGATGGCATCGTCACCCGCCTCACCAAGACGGTGAAGCATCTGGTGGACGCCGGCGATGAGGTGGTGGTCTTCTGTCCGGAAGGCTGCCCGGAGGAGTACATGGGAGCTCGGCTGATCGGCGTTCCAGCAATGCCGCTGCCGCTCTATCCGGAGCTGAAACTGGCCTTGCCTCGCCCAGCGGTGTCGGACGCGATCGATGCATTCCAACCCGACCTGATCCATGTGGTGAACCCGGCGGTGCTGGGTCTCGGCGGCATCTGGCTCGCGAAGAACAAAGGCATCCCCCTGGTCGCCAGCTATCACACCCACCTGCCCAAGTACCTCGAGCACTACGGATTGGGAATGCTGGAGCCGCTCCTGTGGGAAATGCTCAAGGCCGCGCACAACCAGGCCCTGCTGAATCTGTGCACCTCAACCGCCATGGTGAAGGAGCTCAGCGACAAGGGCATTCAACACACTGATCTGTGGCAGCGGGGCGTGGACACGGAGTTGTTCCGTCCTGAGCTGCGCAGCGCGGAACGGCGCCAGCGGCTTCTCGGGGGCCATGACGACCGCGGTGCCCTGCTGCTGTACGTCGGCCGCCTCTCCGCCGAGAAGCAGATTGAACGTATCCGCCCCGTGCTGGAAGCCCTTCCCGATGCACGGCTGGCCCTGGTTGGCGATGGTCCCCACCGCCAGCAACTGGAAAAACATTTCGAGGGAACCGCCACCACCTTCGTCGGTTATCTCGCAGGGGAAGACCTGGCAGGGGCCTACGCCAGCGGCGATGCCTTCCTGTTCCCCTCCAGCACAGAGACGCTGGGCCTGGTGCTGCTGGAAGCCATGGCAGCCGGGTGTCCCGTGGTCGGCGCCAACCGTGGCGGCATCCCCGACATCATCACCGACGGCATCAACGGCTGTCTCTATGAACCCGACGGCGCCGACGGAGGCGCCGCAAGCCTGATCGAAGCCACCCGCCGTCTGCTGGGCAACGACCTCGAACGCCAGGCTCTGCGCACTTCAGCCCGTGCCGAAGCCGAGCGCTGGGGCTGGGCGGGTGCCACCGAACAACTGCGGACCTACTACCGCACGGTGCTGTCCACACCTCAACTCACGGCCGCCTAG